The following are encoded in a window of Rissa tridactyla isolate bRisTri1 chromosome 3, bRisTri1.patW.cur.20221130, whole genome shotgun sequence genomic DNA:
- the E2F6 gene encoding transcription factor E2F6 isoform X1: MANPANPAQWEHLRPLRPDTLRVSEPPMINLNVDNDVQFVRRTLKVKKPRFDASLVYLTRKFMDLVKRAPDGVLDLNEVATMLGVRKRRVYDITNVLDGIHLIQKRSKNLIQWVGSNRDQVFGKASEQQNLKDELSDLSAMEEALDELIKDCAHQLFELTEDKENAKLAYVTYQDIRSIQAFQEQIVIAIKAPEETKLEIPIPKEDCIEVHVKSTKGPIDVYLCEVEQEKPGAKTFEDTDTVTSETEPSVPPDEVRSPGEEKNQTT; this comes from the exons ATGGCTAACCCGGCTAACCCTGCCCAGTGGGAGCACCTGAGGCCGCTGCGGCCGGACACCCTGCGTGTGAGTGAG ccACCAATGATCAACCTGAATGTGGACAATGACGTACAGTTTGTGAGAA GAACTCTGAAAGTCAAAAAGCCTCGATTTGATGCATCCTTGGTTTATTTGACCCGGAAATTCATGGATCTTGTCAAAAGAGCTCCAGACGGTGTCCTTGATTTAAATGAAGTAGCAACAATGCTTGGAGTACGAAAACGAAGAGTGTATGACATCACCAATGTGTTGGATGGAATCCACTTAATTCAGAAAAGATCTAAGAATCTTATCCAGTGGGT AGGTTCTAATCGTGACCAAGTTTTTGGAAAAGCATCAGAGCAGCAAAACCTTAAAGATGAACTTTCTGACTTATCAGCCATGGAAGAAGCTCTGGATGAATTAATCAAGGATTGTGCTCATCAGTTATTTGAACtaacagaagacaaagaaaatgcaaaa CTAGCTTATGTGACATATCAAGATATCCGTAGCATTCAGGCATTTCAAGAACAGATTGTGATTGCAATCAAAGCTCCAGAGGAAACCAAATTGGAAATACCAATTCCTAAAGAA GATTGCATAGAAGTACATGTAAAGAGCACAAAGGGACCCATTGATGTGTATCTATGTGAGGTGGAACAAGAGAAGCCAGGTGCCAAAACTTTTGAAGATACTGATACTGTCACTTCTGAAACTGAGCCATCAGTTCCTCCTGATGAAG TGAGATCtccgggggaagaaaaaaaccaaaccacctga
- the E2F6 gene encoding transcription factor E2F6 isoform X2 — protein MANPANPAQWEHLRPLRPDTLRVSEPPMINLNVDNDVQFVRRTLKVKKPRFDASLVYLTRKFMDLVKRAPDGVLDLNEVATMLGVRKRRVYDITNVLDGIHLIQKRSKNLIQGSNRDQVFGKASEQQNLKDELSDLSAMEEALDELIKDCAHQLFELTEDKENAKLAYVTYQDIRSIQAFQEQIVIAIKAPEETKLEIPIPKEDCIEVHVKSTKGPIDVYLCEVEQEKPGAKTFEDTDTVTSETEPSVPPDEVRSPGEEKNQTT, from the exons ATGGCTAACCCGGCTAACCCTGCCCAGTGGGAGCACCTGAGGCCGCTGCGGCCGGACACCCTGCGTGTGAGTGAG ccACCAATGATCAACCTGAATGTGGACAATGACGTACAGTTTGTGAGAA GAACTCTGAAAGTCAAAAAGCCTCGATTTGATGCATCCTTGGTTTATTTGACCCGGAAATTCATGGATCTTGTCAAAAGAGCTCCAGACGGTGTCCTTGATTTAAATGAAGTAGCAACAATGCTTGGAGTACGAAAACGAAGAGTGTATGACATCACCAATGTGTTGGATGGAATCCACTTAATTCAGAAAAGATCTAAGAATCTTATCCA AGGTTCTAATCGTGACCAAGTTTTTGGAAAAGCATCAGAGCAGCAAAACCTTAAAGATGAACTTTCTGACTTATCAGCCATGGAAGAAGCTCTGGATGAATTAATCAAGGATTGTGCTCATCAGTTATTTGAACtaacagaagacaaagaaaatgcaaaa CTAGCTTATGTGACATATCAAGATATCCGTAGCATTCAGGCATTTCAAGAACAGATTGTGATTGCAATCAAAGCTCCAGAGGAAACCAAATTGGAAATACCAATTCCTAAAGAA GATTGCATAGAAGTACATGTAAAGAGCACAAAGGGACCCATTGATGTGTATCTATGTGAGGTGGAACAAGAGAAGCCAGGTGCCAAAACTTTTGAAGATACTGATACTGTCACTTCTGAAACTGAGCCATCAGTTCCTCCTGATGAAG TGAGATCtccgggggaagaaaaaaaccaaaccacctga
- the E2F6 gene encoding transcription factor E2F6 isoform X3, which translates to MANPANPAQWEHLRPLRPDTLRPPMINLNVDNDVQFVRRTLKVKKPRFDASLVYLTRKFMDLVKRAPDGVLDLNEVATMLGVRKRRVYDITNVLDGIHLIQKRSKNLIQWVGSNRDQVFGKASEQQNLKDELSDLSAMEEALDELIKDCAHQLFELTEDKENAKLAYVTYQDIRSIQAFQEQIVIAIKAPEETKLEIPIPKEDCIEVHVKSTKGPIDVYLCEVEQEKPGAKTFEDTDTVTSETEPSVPPDEVRSPGEEKNQTT; encoded by the exons ATGGCTAACCCGGCTAACCCTGCCCAGTGGGAGCACCTGAGGCCGCTGCGGCCGGACACCCTGCGT ccACCAATGATCAACCTGAATGTGGACAATGACGTACAGTTTGTGAGAA GAACTCTGAAAGTCAAAAAGCCTCGATTTGATGCATCCTTGGTTTATTTGACCCGGAAATTCATGGATCTTGTCAAAAGAGCTCCAGACGGTGTCCTTGATTTAAATGAAGTAGCAACAATGCTTGGAGTACGAAAACGAAGAGTGTATGACATCACCAATGTGTTGGATGGAATCCACTTAATTCAGAAAAGATCTAAGAATCTTATCCAGTGGGT AGGTTCTAATCGTGACCAAGTTTTTGGAAAAGCATCAGAGCAGCAAAACCTTAAAGATGAACTTTCTGACTTATCAGCCATGGAAGAAGCTCTGGATGAATTAATCAAGGATTGTGCTCATCAGTTATTTGAACtaacagaagacaaagaaaatgcaaaa CTAGCTTATGTGACATATCAAGATATCCGTAGCATTCAGGCATTTCAAGAACAGATTGTGATTGCAATCAAAGCTCCAGAGGAAACCAAATTGGAAATACCAATTCCTAAAGAA GATTGCATAGAAGTACATGTAAAGAGCACAAAGGGACCCATTGATGTGTATCTATGTGAGGTGGAACAAGAGAAGCCAGGTGCCAAAACTTTTGAAGATACTGATACTGTCACTTCTGAAACTGAGCCATCAGTTCCTCCTGATGAAG TGAGATCtccgggggaagaaaaaaaccaaaccacctga
- the E2F6 gene encoding transcription factor E2F6 isoform X4: MANPANPAQWEHLRPLRPDTLRVSEPPMINLNVDNDVQFVRRTLKVKKPRFDASLVYLTRKFMDLVKRAPDGVLDLNEVATMLGVRKRRVYDITNVLDGIHLIQKRSKNLIQWVGSNRDQVFGKASEQQNLKDELSDLSAMEEALDELIKDCAHQLFELTEDKENAKLAYVTYQDIRSIQAFQEQIVIAIKAPEETKLEIPIPKEVTQKSRTLPSAPSHTAPASGPLYWKPTV, from the exons ATGGCTAACCCGGCTAACCCTGCCCAGTGGGAGCACCTGAGGCCGCTGCGGCCGGACACCCTGCGTGTGAGTGAG ccACCAATGATCAACCTGAATGTGGACAATGACGTACAGTTTGTGAGAA GAACTCTGAAAGTCAAAAAGCCTCGATTTGATGCATCCTTGGTTTATTTGACCCGGAAATTCATGGATCTTGTCAAAAGAGCTCCAGACGGTGTCCTTGATTTAAATGAAGTAGCAACAATGCTTGGAGTACGAAAACGAAGAGTGTATGACATCACCAATGTGTTGGATGGAATCCACTTAATTCAGAAAAGATCTAAGAATCTTATCCAGTGGGT AGGTTCTAATCGTGACCAAGTTTTTGGAAAAGCATCAGAGCAGCAAAACCTTAAAGATGAACTTTCTGACTTATCAGCCATGGAAGAAGCTCTGGATGAATTAATCAAGGATTGTGCTCATCAGTTATTTGAACtaacagaagacaaagaaaatgcaaaa CTAGCTTATGTGACATATCAAGATATCCGTAGCATTCAGGCATTTCAAGAACAGATTGTGATTGCAATCAAAGCTCCAGAGGAAACCAAATTGGAAATACCAATTCCTAAAGAA GTCACTCAGAAGAGCCGTACTTTGCCCTCTGCACCCAGTCACACTGCACCTGCATCAGGGCCTTTATACTGGAAACCCACTGTTTAG